A genome region from Rhodanobacter thiooxydans includes the following:
- a CDS encoding GGDEF domain-containing protein, whose amino-acid sequence MLARAGAVIAAEPQHASLPQDPAQLLKLADGAESNNIDEFNALMQRLDDSKLRLSPQQQLHRRYLDARQIVFRGDFKTALPLMKAIADQSEDPTLSFRAAATTVDLLVTQSRYEEAFARLSLLLEELPRVTEGRVRIQALGVASQLYLEAGQYDLAIDYAEQLIKGAESPKSACIGWYYKLDALLRAGRWQIVEEKIRNGREACDRAGNILIAGMFKTVVAKLEIERGRSAEAISLLQENYADVQRKRYPPLVSDFDDLLAQAYWKRGDAGLAKIHALRVVEKNKSIGGVYSASTASAYRVLYQVEEKQGDLGEALAYLKGYMVADKGYLDDVSAKALAYQTVKQQVLAKKLQIEGLDKKNRILTLQDELDRKAAETSRLYIALLLLVLASIALWAYRVKRSQLRFMRLARRDGLTGIFNRQHFVNEAERQLRYCRKSARDVCLVLIDLDHFKLVNDTHGHAVGDRVLKRAVDACQAHLRSTDVFGRLGGEEFGVLLPECTLDSVLPRVEQMRTAIAAASSAGDAPAIPISASFGIAAAASSGYELRQLMIDADRAMYRAKHEGRNRIRVYEVGMGS is encoded by the coding sequence TTGCTTGCGCGTGCCGGCGCGGTTATTGCGGCCGAGCCGCAGCACGCCTCTTTGCCCCAGGACCCTGCACAACTTCTCAAACTGGCTGATGGCGCCGAGTCGAATAACATCGATGAGTTCAACGCATTGATGCAACGACTCGATGACAGCAAGTTGAGGCTTTCCCCACAGCAGCAATTGCACCGACGCTATCTCGATGCGCGACAGATTGTCTTTCGCGGGGACTTCAAGACGGCACTTCCCTTGATGAAGGCGATCGCGGATCAGTCGGAAGATCCAACCCTGTCGTTTCGCGCCGCTGCGACAACGGTAGACCTCCTGGTGACGCAATCCCGATACGAGGAGGCATTTGCACGGTTGAGCCTCCTTCTGGAAGAGCTTCCACGAGTAACTGAAGGACGAGTCCGCATACAAGCCCTTGGCGTTGCTTCGCAGTTGTACCTCGAAGCGGGCCAATACGACTTGGCGATCGACTATGCGGAGCAATTGATCAAAGGAGCCGAGAGCCCCAAGAGTGCCTGCATCGGTTGGTACTACAAGCTCGATGCACTTCTTCGGGCGGGGCGATGGCAGATCGTCGAGGAAAAAATCCGCAACGGAAGGGAAGCCTGTGACCGGGCCGGCAATATCCTGATTGCCGGCATGTTCAAGACAGTCGTCGCAAAGTTGGAAATTGAGCGGGGGCGATCCGCCGAAGCCATCAGCCTGCTGCAGGAAAATTATGCGGATGTTCAGCGCAAGCGCTACCCGCCGCTTGTTTCCGATTTTGACGATTTGCTGGCACAGGCTTACTGGAAACGTGGCGATGCCGGACTGGCAAAAATACATGCACTTCGTGTTGTCGAGAAAAACAAAAGCATCGGAGGCGTATATTCCGCATCGACTGCCTCTGCCTATCGGGTTTTGTACCAGGTTGAGGAGAAGCAAGGCGACTTGGGCGAAGCTTTGGCCTATCTCAAAGGCTACATGGTCGCCGACAAGGGTTATCTGGATGATGTGAGCGCGAAGGCACTGGCGTACCAGACCGTCAAACAGCAGGTACTGGCAAAGAAACTGCAGATCGAGGGGCTCGACAAGAAGAACAGGATTCTTACCCTGCAGGACGAGCTGGATCGCAAGGCGGCAGAAACCAGCCGGCTGTATATCGCGCTGCTGCTGCTGGTACTGGCGTCCATCGCACTGTGGGCCTATCGGGTCAAGCGTTCGCAATTGCGTTTCATGCGGCTGGCGCGGCGCGACGGCCTCACTGGCATCTTCAATCGGCAGCACTTCGTCAACGAAGCCGAGCGGCAGTTGCGTTACTGCCGCAAATCGGCGCGCGACGTCTGCCTGGTGCTGATCGACCTGGACCACTTCAAGCTGGTCAACGACACGCATGGGCATGCAGTAGGCGACCGGGTGCTGAAGCGTGCGGTCGATGCCTGCCAGGCGCATCTGCGCTCTACCGACGTGTTCGGTCGTCTCGGCGGGGAGGAGTTCGGCGTGCTGTTGCCCGAGTGCACGCTGGACAGCGTGCTGCCAAGGGTCGAGCAGATGCGTACGGCCATCGCCGCCGCCTCCAGCGCCGGGGATGCGCCGGCCATTCCGATCTCGGCCAGCTTCGGCATCGCTGCCGCAGCCAGCAGCGGCTACGAGCTGCGGCAGCTGATGATCGATGCCGACCGCGCCATGTACCGGGCCAAGCACGAGGGACGCAATCGGATCAGGGTTTACGAGGTCGGCATGGGCAGCTGA
- a CDS encoding GGDEF domain-containing protein, whose translation MPASVVNRRMVIAGWILLGLSGSTAHAAVLPTIDQSASLLKEADSSRTQNYDRFLELLQHLDKQAAKLPPAQQEYLHYLQAWQAAYVGDYATSDRLADTVLNHSRDSVLRFKADSLVVNSLAERSRYEDAFRRLNLLLSRLHTISDPDARALALTVATLLYEESGQYDLAWNYADQLANETQQPNDWICKTGYARLVALYKAGKLDGINEKFQKGIDLCEKVGDELYANGVRLYLARVALGRGHSEEAITLLKSSYDAVERSGYSWLLSQVDALLAEAYLRTGQIALSKQSALQVVARSGGNKYSESLSTAERVLYLIAKSQGDLRAALDHHERYMASNNGWLDEVGARALAFQIVQQQLLAKKLQLDTLSKQNQILQLQRNLDKKASETSRLYILLLLTVLAFIGFWAYRIKRSQLRFMRQARRDGLTDIFNRQHFINEAEQQLQYCRKSGREACLVLIDLDHFKAVNDTYGHAVGDRVLKRAVAACQAHLRSTDIFGRLGGEEFGIVLPECTLEQVLARTERIRLAIVEVCGDAAEEICVSASFGVATTKHSGHDLRQLLIHADDALYRAKREGRNRVSVSDGRSKPQLGAVAVTTEGVQ comes from the coding sequence ATGCCCGCATCCGTAGTGAATCGCCGGATGGTGATCGCGGGGTGGATATTGCTCGGATTATCCGGGAGTACTGCCCATGCGGCTGTGCTCCCGACTATTGACCAGAGCGCCTCCCTGCTGAAGGAGGCCGATAGCAGCAGAACACAGAACTACGACAGATTCCTGGAGCTCTTGCAGCATCTCGACAAACAGGCTGCGAAGTTGCCGCCCGCGCAACAGGAATATCTGCATTACCTTCAAGCATGGCAGGCAGCTTACGTCGGCGATTACGCAACATCGGATCGGTTGGCTGATACCGTGTTGAATCATTCGCGGGATTCGGTTTTACGCTTTAAGGCAGACTCCCTCGTGGTGAACTCTCTTGCGGAGCGTTCCCGTTACGAGGATGCGTTCCGACGCTTGAATTTGCTGCTATCGCGGCTGCATACGATTTCTGACCCGGATGCTCGTGCCCTAGCGCTCACCGTCGCTACGCTCCTCTACGAGGAGTCTGGGCAGTACGACCTTGCCTGGAATTATGCTGACCAGCTTGCCAATGAAACCCAGCAGCCGAACGATTGGATATGCAAAACGGGCTACGCAAGACTGGTGGCGCTCTACAAGGCAGGCAAGCTGGACGGAATTAACGAGAAGTTTCAAAAAGGCATAGATCTGTGCGAGAAGGTGGGCGACGAACTTTATGCCAATGGCGTTCGCCTGTACCTGGCGAGAGTTGCATTGGGGCGGGGGCATTCAGAAGAGGCAATTACACTACTGAAGAGCAGTTACGATGCAGTGGAGAGAAGTGGCTACTCGTGGTTGCTCTCGCAGGTTGATGCGCTATTGGCCGAGGCATACTTGCGTACCGGCCAGATTGCCTTATCGAAGCAATCGGCACTCCAAGTGGTTGCTCGAAGTGGTGGGAACAAATATTCGGAATCCTTGAGTACTGCCGAGCGCGTTCTCTATCTTATTGCGAAAAGTCAGGGAGACCTGCGGGCCGCTCTTGACCATCACGAGCGCTATATGGCGTCAAACAATGGTTGGCTGGATGAAGTGGGGGCCAGGGCACTCGCTTTTCAGATCGTCCAGCAACAACTTCTCGCCAAAAAACTGCAGTTAGACACATTGAGCAAGCAGAACCAAATCCTGCAGCTCCAGCGAAACCTCGACAAAAAAGCTTCCGAAACGAGTCGTCTATACATATTGCTGTTGCTTACGGTGCTGGCTTTTATCGGCTTCTGGGCCTACCGCATCAAGCGCTCGCAACTGCGTTTCATGCGCCAGGCGCGGCGCGACGGGCTCACGGATATCTTCAACCGGCAGCATTTCATCAACGAGGCCGAGCAGCAGTTGCAGTACTGCCGGAAGTCGGGGCGGGAAGCCTGCCTGGTGCTGATCGACCTGGACCACTTCAAGGCCGTCAACGACACTTACGGACATGCGGTGGGTGATCGCGTGCTGAAGCGTGCCGTGGCCGCCTGCCAGGCGCATCTGCGTTCCACCGACATCTTCGGCCGCCTGGGCGGGGAGGAGTTCGGCATCGTGTTGCCGGAGTGCACGCTCGAGCAGGTGCTTGCCCGGACCGAACGGATCCGCTTGGCGATCGTGGAGGTCTGCGGCGATGCTGCCGAGGAAATCTGCGTTTCGGCCAGTTTTGGCGTGGCGACCACCAAGCATTCCGGGCATGACCTGCGCCAACTGCTGATCCACGCCGACGACGCCTTGTATCGGGCCAAACGCGAGGGCCGCAATCGGGTCAGCGTCAGCGACGGCCGGTCGAAACCGCAACTGGGCGCGGTTGCCGTGACGACCGAAGGCGTGCAGTAG